CATTTCTCGAGCTATTTCAACACTTTTTGCTTTGTAGATTTCATTCTGATCTTTGCGGTTATCTGATATTTTTGGGTCATCATACATTATTGAGATTCTACGTTCACAGCCCGGAACATACGGACAACCCTCATCAGCTTGAGAACATGTCATTATAGCTGCGAAACTTGATTCAGGATTAAATGATGAATCAAAAGTCTTAGAGAATCCAATTATTGGCATATCAGTCGCTGAATATTTAATAGCATATATAGGATTTATTCCCGGAGAGATTTTATCAATTTTAAAACCCTGATTGATTAGAATCTCTATAACTTTTGGATATACAGCGGTACTTTCAGTTCCTCCTGAATAACAATGAACACCTTTCACTTTATAATATGAGGATGCTACCTGAGCCCAAATTTGTGAAAAATGACTTCTTCTGGAATTATGGGTGCATATAAAATTTAGGTTAATGGGCTTGTTTAGCGAAATTTTATCCTGAATATATATTATAAGTATTTGGAGGATCTCTTTCCGATCCACCGATATATCTTTGTTTGCTATATGCGAATCTATAAATTCTAAGAGATTAAGATACATATAATCGTTTGATTAGCAGCAGCCAGAATTTGGAGTGCAGCATCCACTTCCCAAAGTTGATAATTTAATTTTCTGTTTCTCATGAGGAATTCCACAAGAATCCTCAGCAAGACAAGCCGTAAACTTATTCTTTAAGATAAATTGGCTGCCATCAAAATCGAGATCATATTTTCCTATAGTCCCTTCTTGGTACTCAACTTCTACCTCCCCTTCTTCGATTCCTAATTTGTCTTCAGAAAGCTTTATAATATTCAGCAATTTCGAAGGTTTTAATCGATGGTCAAAATCATTTGCATTCCATAATTGGAAATTAATAATCCTTTCTTCCCTGATTACTCCACCGCAATCAATGAATTTCTTATTTATCTGACCTATTTCTGTTACATGAAAATGCTCAGGGACTGTTGTTCCATTTTCTAACTTGAATTCAACATTATCCAAGGTTGTTAATATTTCTTTAATTTCTGATAGTTTCATAATATATTTATTTAAATAGTAATATTGCAATATGACGATGTAAGCATTTAAAAAAAATGCTAACAGCATTTATTCATTTTAATATTTTGATTAAAAAATAGATTTAATTCTGATTTTAAGTTGTTCCATACTTCTAAATCTATACAATAACAGACAGATTTACCTTCAATGGTGCCTTTAATGATTCCCAAATTCTTTAATTCTTTTAAATGTTGTGAGATCGTAGCTTGGGCTAATCCCAATTCATCTACCAAATCATTACAAATACAAGATTGTTGATTAATTATATATTGAAGAATCGAAATTCTAGCTGGATGTCCTAAAACTTTTAAAGGTTGAAGCAATCCTATTCTGTTCTTCCGTATATATTTCGGTTTTTGTAATTCCCATATCGCAATATTACGATATTAAAATGTAGTTACAAAACTTTAAAAATAATTGTTGTTAGATTTAGTAAATTAAATTTTCAAATAACAGAATACAACTAATGCAGAAGTTTTAGGAGGAAATAGCCAAATTGGTAAAAATTAAAAAGAGAAATAAAACAATGTTTTAACATGAAAGACTTCTTTAAAGAACTATT
The Sphingobacterium daejeonense genome window above contains:
- a CDS encoding DUF6428 family protein, with amino-acid sequence MKLSEIKEILTTLDNVEFKLENGTTVPEHFHVTEIGQINKKFIDCGGVIREERIINFQLWNANDFDHRLKPSKLLNIIKLSEDKLGIEEGEVEVEYQEGTIGKYDLDFDGSQFILKNKFTACLAEDSCGIPHEKQKIKLSTLGSGCCTPNSGCC